The following nucleotide sequence is from Aspergillus luchuensis IFO 4308 DNA, chromosome 1, nearly complete sequence.
GCCACCTGCATGCAacacagcagcagtagcagtagcagcagcaagcaaggAATAGGAATGCGAATGCGAGCCGGCCGTATTCGGAACCGGGAAACCAATCCGAGGTTCGAATTGCCCCTTGCCAGCTGCtttgcccccctcccctccccaccggagaaaaagagggtTTGAGAGTGTGTGTTGGAGCGGGGTTGAATTGTTAGTAGGACGGGTTTAGTGCTAGTCTAGGTTGCCACGTTCGGTGGAATCTTTGGCTGATTTTAGAGGTAGGTTATGTAGGGATTTCGTCACTGTGTGGTTATTTACGAGGTTCGATCTTACTTGGATCTTTCTCTATCAATACTCTGAGTGTAGAAAACTGGTTATGGTTACTGCAATACGATGGTACAAGCTTGAAAGGAAACTTATTGACAATTGGTATGGACACTCTAGATTACACCGGgtagggagaaagagaattgTCCACCATTAATCCTCACAACTGGTCTACACCAGCTCGTGGGATGATATCCCAATTTTGTCATCTGTTATCCTTGAAAACCACTTACAACTCACCGCAGTTGACGATGGTGGGCTTAACGTTGGAGCGGATGGAGCCGGAGGAGGAACCGAGAGCCTCGATCTCCTTCACGACCTGCATGGACGCGTCATCGGCAACCTCACCGAAGACGACGTGCTTGCCATCGAGCCAAGAGGTGACAAcggtggtgatgaagaaCTGGGAGCCGTTGCTGCAGATGCCGTTAGCTGTCTGAAACGTAACTTTTACGAGTGACGGTAGAACTTACGTGTTGGGACCAGCGTTGGCCATGGAGAGAAGACCGGGCTTGTTGTGCTTGTAGATGAAGTTCTCATCGGCGAACTTCTCACCGTAGATGGAGCGACCACCGGTaccctggatgatgatatcagTCAAATCGTTCTCTCCCACACAGCCACCCACGGAGGCGGATCAAAATAGCAGAATTACTCACGTTGTGGCGGGTGAAGTCACCACCCTGGAGCATGAACTGGGGGATGACACGGTGGAAGGTAGAGCCCTTGTAACCCTCACCCTGGGGCTTGGAGCAGAGCTCACGGAAGTTGCGGGCGGTCTTGGGGACGTCCTTCTCGAAGAGGTTGAAGACGATACGGCCCGTCTTGGCTAGAGAGCAGGAAAAGAGACCAAAGTCAGCCAAATGAACCAGCAAGCATTGAGAGAATGCATTTCAGTCCAAGGatatgagaagaagatcgcgATTGTGGGAGAGTTCCTTCTATAGAAGACATCCCAGCACTCCCATTTTCTTCACAAGGAGGGGTAAAATCATCCATGCAGGAAAAAGGGTGACGACAGCAACgaaggacgatgaggaataGAAGAGGACAACTTACTGGCACTGGAGCCCACGGGGGCGTACTGAACTTCAAAGAAGGCTTGAGTGTTTCCAGACATGGCTGcggatgattgatggaaaggacgaagagagaggaaggaagattGCTTGCAattggggatggagaagaggggacgAGAAGCGAAGGGCGAGCAAGGTGGGGTTATTGTTGACCTCAGGCTTCGGGAGAACATTGTTGCTGGAGGGGCACTGGCTGGCTAACCGCTTCTGTCCTGTGCGTCAGCCCATGCGCGCCAATCATGCAACTTGCCAGGCCATCCGCCGTGGGCCTCAGGCCGCTCCGTGGAAGAACATGGAAGTGCTCCGACCGTCCAGTAGTGAAGTGAGTAGCTACCAGCTACTCTTAGTAGTAACTTAAGTAGCTTGCTCACTCCAAAGCAACCGGACCAGGGGGGGAATAACTGCCATTGGTCCCCTTATACCATTGGGGACGGCCAATGCAATCGGGATGCATCACTTACAGTACTAtctaaagaaaagaattgaggtagaaaaagaataatatctCGTCTCACGAATTGCTGTAGCTGGTTGCTTGCTGCTTTGCTGGCGTGGAGAGCAAAAAGAACTGGAGAAAGCGCGTCGGACAGCGGAGGAAAATATTCCTGCTACTGCCCCAACCGGGGATAGCTCGTGATTAGCTAAGACCCGGTTCGGTCGGAAGCTTTCCAGAACTAGAAATGGTTCTTACCTCTACAACAGCACCAAGACAGCTGATCGTACACGTGATTGACCACTCAACACCTGTTTACTATGTAGTAAGGCAAATCTTATAGTTTCTCTAATATCTACCAGGGAAGCTGTCAACATTTACTACTCCATTCATCGCGGAAAGCAATGGCCGCAGCCAATCGAATATAACCACCAAAGTCTATCTATCGAGTCATCTAAACAGACTCCAGGAAAACAATAACCACGGCAcacaagagaaagaagacccCCGTATGGTCAATTCAAAAGTCAGGATAGAAGAAGCAATTCCGGGGGAGGTTGAACGTGTAAAGAAAATACCGCAGTATAAATTCTGGAAGAAACACGAAATCAGTCCAGTCCTACAAGGACCGTCAATgcagaaaggaagaaaagaagcgctaatcaaagaagaatatcAACCGCAAATCCAAATAAAGAATCaacagaaataaagaaaggggaaagcTGAATAAAAGTACATCGCTCCTGAAGTCAGGGTGCGTctggaagaaaacaagaatCTGTCGTAAAGCTCCACCAGTTACAACACGTCGTTCCACATGGTTGCTCGTTGTCATGCGTGATAACTGCAAAAGTAAGGAAAGCGAGA
It contains:
- the cyp4 gene encoding peptidyl-prolyl cis-trans isomerase (COG:O;~EggNog:ENOG410PM2G;~InterPro:IPR029000,IPR020892,IPR002130;~PFAM:PF00160;~go_function: GO:0003755 - peptidyl-prolyl cis-trans isomerase activity [Evidence IEA];~go_process: GO:0000413 - protein peptidyl-prolyl isomerization [Evidence IEA];~go_process: GO:0006457 - protein folding [Evidence IEA]), whose product is MFSRSLRSTITPPCSPFASRPLFSIPNCKQSSFLSLRPFHQSSAAMSGNTQAFFEVQYAPVGSSATKTGRIVFNLFEKDVPKTARNFRELCSKPQGEGYKGSTFHRVIPQFMLQGGDFTRHNGTGGRSIYGEKFADENFIYKHNKPGLLSMANAGPNTNGSQFFITTVVTSWLDGKHVVFGEVADDASMQVVKEIEALGSSSGSIRSNVKPTIVNCGEL